The following coding sequences lie in one Homalodisca vitripennis isolate AUS2020 chromosome X, UT_GWSS_2.1, whole genome shotgun sequence genomic window:
- the LOC124369824 gene encoding UDP-glycosyltransferase UGT5-like isoform X1, which yields MNVLETRMRYLIIWVLALCVVDNVLSMRILAVLPFPGKSHHIFSTGIMRALAERGHEIVEYSPYPPVRPIPNHTHIEFHSRFEQEIKSWTYEDFMKYPAQRDKSIFGFKIRRIWEINYSVCEDMLQNEKIQYLLRSKEKFDVVLTEATFGEESMLVFGHRFSAPTVCIEGFFPWSILNRYAGNSLSIASVPDFTSMVFKNELLSFKDRLLNFISISRSLFHYYYTHLPLHDQILKQNYKFSNTPSVIEMVKNVSLYLTNSHPAVINYIQPYTPNIVPIGGIHINPQTSSVPQDVLKFMDDAKEGFIYFGLGSLVPTHLMPNEVLNTFINVFRKLPQRVLWKIDSRNLSNLPSNVMTKPWTPQLNVLGHKNCRLFITHGGLFSHQEAIHAGVPTVGIPFFADQPYNVQYSQLRGRGVWLDFATLSEETFTEAISKVLNNSQYRENAARLARIYRDRPMSPVDSAVFWVEYIVRHGGAQHLRPAAALLPWYQLYLLDVVSAVVATILLTVFTIIIIIRKIFTVLFNKKGSKRVSNHKKNK from the exons ATGAACGTCTT AGAGACCAGGATGAGGTACCTGATCATATGGGTTCTAGCTTTGTGCGTAGTGGACAACGTACTGTCTATGAGGATACTTGCAGTACTCCCCTTCCCCGGCAAGAGTCATCACATCTTCTCCACAGGAATCATGAGAGCCTTGGCCGAGAGAGGACATGAGATAGTCGAGTACAGCCCATACCCCCCGGTCAGGCCTATACCCAACCATACACATATCGAATTCCATTCTCGTTTTGAGCAGGAAATAA AAAGTTGGACCTACGAAGACTTTATGAAGTACCCTGCCCAACGTGATAAAAGCATTTTCGGATTTAAAATTAGAAGAATCTGGGAAATAAACTATAGTGTATGTGaagatatgttacaaaatgaGAAAATTCAATATCTTTTGAGGTCAAAAGAAAAATTTGATGTAGTACTGACTGAAGCCACTTTTGGGGAAGAATCTATGCTAGTATTTGGACACAGATTTTCTGCCCCCACGGTGTGCATAGAGGGGTTTTTCCCTTGGAGTATTTTAAATAGATATGCTGGAAATTCACTCTCCATTGCTTCAGTGCCCGACTTCACTTCTATGGTgtttaaaaatgagttattgtctTTCAAAGATAGGTTACTGAACTTTATATCAATTTCTCGGTCCCTTTTTCACTACTACTACACTCATTTACCTCTTCATGACCAAATACTAAAACAGAATTACAAGTTTTCCAACACACCATCAGTAATAGAAATGGTGAAAAATGTGTCACTGTATCTCACAAACTCTCACCCAGCCGTCATCAACTACATACAGCCCTACACCCCTAACATTGTTCCAATTGGTGGGATCCACATAAACCCTCAGACCTCATCTGTTCCTCAG gatgttttaaagtttatggATGATGCTAAAGAAGGTTTCATATACTTTGGTCTGGGGTCCTTGGTCCCCACACATCTCATGCCAAACGAGGTTCTCAATACATTTATCAACGTGTTCAGAAAGCTGCCTCAGAGGGTTCTGTGGAAAATCGATTCCAGAAATTTATCAAACCTGCCTAGTAATGTGATGACCAAGCCGTGGACTCCTCAACTTAATGTGTTAG GTCATAAAAATTGTAGACTCTTCATAACCCATGGGGGATTGTTCAGCCACCAGGAGGCAATACACGCAGGTGTACCAACTGTAGGTATTCCGTTCTTCGCAGACCAACCCTATAATGTGCAATATAGCCAACTCCGTGGACGCGGTGTGTGGCTGGACTTTGCTACTCTCTCCGAAGAGACCTTTACCGAAGCGATTTCCAAGGTTCTTAATAATTCCCA GTACAGAGAGAATGCTGCCAGACTTGCACGTATATATCGAGACAGACCTATGTCTCCTGTTGATTCAGCAGTATTCTGGGTGGAGTATATAGTGAGACATGGTGGAGCCCAACACCTTAGACCTGCTGCAGCACTTCTGCCCTGGTATCAGCTTTATCTTTTGGACGTGGTATCAGCAGTAGTTGCTACCATATTATTGACGGTGTTtactataatcataattattaggaaaatatttacagttctgTTTAATAAAAAAGGAAGCAAAAGAGTGTCTAATcacaagaaaaacaaataa
- the LOC124369824 gene encoding UDP-glycosyltransferase UGT5-like isoform X2, translating into MRYLIIWVLALCVVDNVLSMRILAVLPFPGKSHHIFSTGIMRALAERGHEIVEYSPYPPVRPIPNHTHIEFHSRFEQEIKSWTYEDFMKYPAQRDKSIFGFKIRRIWEINYSVCEDMLQNEKIQYLLRSKEKFDVVLTEATFGEESMLVFGHRFSAPTVCIEGFFPWSILNRYAGNSLSIASVPDFTSMVFKNELLSFKDRLLNFISISRSLFHYYYTHLPLHDQILKQNYKFSNTPSVIEMVKNVSLYLTNSHPAVINYIQPYTPNIVPIGGIHINPQTSSVPQDVLKFMDDAKEGFIYFGLGSLVPTHLMPNEVLNTFINVFRKLPQRVLWKIDSRNLSNLPSNVMTKPWTPQLNVLGHKNCRLFITHGGLFSHQEAIHAGVPTVGIPFFADQPYNVQYSQLRGRGVWLDFATLSEETFTEAISKVLNNSQYRENAARLARIYRDRPMSPVDSAVFWVEYIVRHGGAQHLRPAAALLPWYQLYLLDVVSAVVATILLTVFTIIIIIRKIFTVLFNKKGSKRVSNHKKNK; encoded by the exons ATGAGGTACCTGATCATATGGGTTCTAGCTTTGTGCGTAGTGGACAACGTACTGTCTATGAGGATACTTGCAGTACTCCCCTTCCCCGGCAAGAGTCATCACATCTTCTCCACAGGAATCATGAGAGCCTTGGCCGAGAGAGGACATGAGATAGTCGAGTACAGCCCATACCCCCCGGTCAGGCCTATACCCAACCATACACATATCGAATTCCATTCTCGTTTTGAGCAGGAAATAA AAAGTTGGACCTACGAAGACTTTATGAAGTACCCTGCCCAACGTGATAAAAGCATTTTCGGATTTAAAATTAGAAGAATCTGGGAAATAAACTATAGTGTATGTGaagatatgttacaaaatgaGAAAATTCAATATCTTTTGAGGTCAAAAGAAAAATTTGATGTAGTACTGACTGAAGCCACTTTTGGGGAAGAATCTATGCTAGTATTTGGACACAGATTTTCTGCCCCCACGGTGTGCATAGAGGGGTTTTTCCCTTGGAGTATTTTAAATAGATATGCTGGAAATTCACTCTCCATTGCTTCAGTGCCCGACTTCACTTCTATGGTgtttaaaaatgagttattgtctTTCAAAGATAGGTTACTGAACTTTATATCAATTTCTCGGTCCCTTTTTCACTACTACTACACTCATTTACCTCTTCATGACCAAATACTAAAACAGAATTACAAGTTTTCCAACACACCATCAGTAATAGAAATGGTGAAAAATGTGTCACTGTATCTCACAAACTCTCACCCAGCCGTCATCAACTACATACAGCCCTACACCCCTAACATTGTTCCAATTGGTGGGATCCACATAAACCCTCAGACCTCATCTGTTCCTCAG gatgttttaaagtttatggATGATGCTAAAGAAGGTTTCATATACTTTGGTCTGGGGTCCTTGGTCCCCACACATCTCATGCCAAACGAGGTTCTCAATACATTTATCAACGTGTTCAGAAAGCTGCCTCAGAGGGTTCTGTGGAAAATCGATTCCAGAAATTTATCAAACCTGCCTAGTAATGTGATGACCAAGCCGTGGACTCCTCAACTTAATGTGTTAG GTCATAAAAATTGTAGACTCTTCATAACCCATGGGGGATTGTTCAGCCACCAGGAGGCAATACACGCAGGTGTACCAACTGTAGGTATTCCGTTCTTCGCAGACCAACCCTATAATGTGCAATATAGCCAACTCCGTGGACGCGGTGTGTGGCTGGACTTTGCTACTCTCTCCGAAGAGACCTTTACCGAAGCGATTTCCAAGGTTCTTAATAATTCCCA GTACAGAGAGAATGCTGCCAGACTTGCACGTATATATCGAGACAGACCTATGTCTCCTGTTGATTCAGCAGTATTCTGGGTGGAGTATATAGTGAGACATGGTGGAGCCCAACACCTTAGACCTGCTGCAGCACTTCTGCCCTGGTATCAGCTTTATCTTTTGGACGTGGTATCAGCAGTAGTTGCTACCATATTATTGACGGTGTTtactataatcataattattaggaaaatatttacagttctgTTTAATAAAAAAGGAAGCAAAAGAGTGTCTAATcacaagaaaaacaaataa